In one Nomascus leucogenys isolate Asia chromosome 13, Asia_NLE_v1, whole genome shotgun sequence genomic region, the following are encoded:
- the PROCR gene encoding endothelial protein C receptor isoform X2: protein MLTTLLPILLLSGWAFCSQDASDGLQSLHMLQISYFRDPYHVWYQGNASLGGHLTHVLEGPSTNTTIIQLQPLQEPESWVRTQSGLQSYLLQFHSLVRLVHQERTLAFPLTIRCFLGCELPPEGSRAHVFFEVAVNGSSFVSFRPERALWQADTQVTSGVVTFVLQQLNAYNRTRYELREFLEDTCVQYVQKHISAENTKDLY from the exons ATGTTGACAACATTGCTGCCGATACTGCTGCTGTCTGGCTGGGCCTTTTGTAGCCAAGACGCCTCAGATG GCCTCCAAAGCCTTCACATGCTCCAGATCTCATACTTCCGCGACCCCTATCACGTGTGGTACCAGGGCAACGCGTCGCTGGGGGGACACCTAACGCACGTGCTGGAAGGCCCAAGCACCAACACCACGATCATCCAGCTGCAGCCCTTGCAGGAGCCCGAGAGCTGGGTGCGCACGCAGAGTGGCCTGCAGTCCTACCTGCTCCAGTTCCACAGCCTCGTGCGCCTGGTGCACCAGGAGCGGACCTTGGCCT TTCCTCTGACCATCCGCTGCTTCCTGGGCTGTGAGCTGCCTCCCGAGGGCTCTAGAGCCCATGTCTTCTTCGAAGTGGCTGTGAATGGGAGCTCCTTTGTGAGTTTCCGGCCGGAGAGAGCCTTGTGGCAGGCAGACACCCAGGTCACCTCCGGAGTGGTCACCTTCGTTCTGCAGCAGCTCAATGCCTACAACCGCACTCGGTATGAACTGCGGGAATTCCTGGAGGACACCTGTGTGCAGTATGTGCAGAAACATATTTCCGCGGAAAACACGAAAG
- the PROCR gene encoding endothelial protein C receptor isoform X1 codes for MLTTLLPILLLSGWAFCSQDASDGLQSLHMLQISYFRDPYHVWYQGNASLGGHLTHVLEGPSTNTTIIQLQPLQEPESWVRTQSGLQSYLLQFHSLVRLVHQERTLAFPLTIRCFLGCELPPEGSRAHVFFEVAVNGSSFVSFRPERALWQADTQVTSGVVTFVLQQLNAYNRTRYELREFLEDTCVQYVQKHISAENTKGSQTSRSYTSLVLGVLVGSFIIAGVAVGIFLCTGGRRC; via the exons ATGTTGACAACATTGCTGCCGATACTGCTGCTGTCTGGCTGGGCCTTTTGTAGCCAAGACGCCTCAGATG GCCTCCAAAGCCTTCACATGCTCCAGATCTCATACTTCCGCGACCCCTATCACGTGTGGTACCAGGGCAACGCGTCGCTGGGGGGACACCTAACGCACGTGCTGGAAGGCCCAAGCACCAACACCACGATCATCCAGCTGCAGCCCTTGCAGGAGCCCGAGAGCTGGGTGCGCACGCAGAGTGGCCTGCAGTCCTACCTGCTCCAGTTCCACAGCCTCGTGCGCCTGGTGCACCAGGAGCGGACCTTGGCCT TTCCTCTGACCATCCGCTGCTTCCTGGGCTGTGAGCTGCCTCCCGAGGGCTCTAGAGCCCATGTCTTCTTCGAAGTGGCTGTGAATGGGAGCTCCTTTGTGAGTTTCCGGCCGGAGAGAGCCTTGTGGCAGGCAGACACCCAGGTCACCTCCGGAGTGGTCACCTTCGTTCTGCAGCAGCTCAATGCCTACAACCGCACTCGGTATGAACTGCGGGAATTCCTGGAGGACACCTGTGTGCAGTATGTGCAGAAACATATTTCCGCGGAAAACACGAAAG GGAGCCAAACAAGCCGCTCCTACACTTCGCTGGTCCTGGGCGTCCTGGTGGGCAGTTTCATCATTGCTGGTGTGGCTGTAGGCATCTTCCTGTGCACAGGTGGACGGCGATGTTAA